One Chryseobacterium sp. StRB126 genomic region harbors:
- a CDS encoding SIMPL domain-containing protein, translating to MKLKHFLVIGILTLGSFVNAQEVKKNAIEVTGVAEMEVEPDEVTFSIGIKGDNKNDLADNEKKMFDILKNAGVKNEDIKFKSSYQNIYAKNGKFSKNYVFKASAKSNLNKIFEDLNQKWVSNLSISEVKNTKIADFRKAVKINALKAAKEKADYLLESMGKKVGNVLEIVEIEDYTSDTVMPVAYKGRMSNAQLEMADAPVDMSFDNIENIKLKYSIKTRYEIL from the coding sequence ATGAAATTGAAACATTTTTTAGTAATCGGAATTTTAACGCTGGGAAGTTTTGTAAACGCTCAGGAAGTAAAGAAAAACGCAATTGAAGTAACAGGGGTTGCAGAAATGGAAGTAGAACCGGATGAAGTAACCTTCAGCATCGGAATAAAAGGTGATAACAAAAATGATCTGGCAGACAATGAAAAGAAGATGTTTGATATCTTAAAGAATGCAGGAGTAAAGAACGAAGATATCAAGTTTAAATCTTCATACCAGAACATTTACGCCAAAAACGGAAAGTTTTCTAAGAACTATGTATTTAAAGCCAGTGCAAAATCAAACCTTAACAAAATCTTTGAAGACCTGAACCAGAAATGGGTAAGCAACCTGAGCATCTCCGAAGTAAAGAACACCAAGATTGCAGATTTCAGAAAAGCAGTAAAGATCAATGCTTTAAAAGCGGCGAAAGAAAAGGCCGATTATCTGTTGGAAAGCATGGGCAAAAAAGTAGGGAATGTTCTGGAAATTGTTGAGATTGAAGATTACACCAGCGACACCGTGATGCCAGTTGCCTACAAAGGTAGAATGAGCAATGCACAGCTTGAAATGGCAGATGCTCCGGTAGACATGTCTTTTGACAACATCGAAAACATCAAGTTAAAATATAGTATCAAAACGAGATACGAAATCCTTTAA
- a CDS encoding histidine kinase, with translation MKLVFKILFISILMVGNYFSAQDTTKVSQAVKSAAKLKKAVDKNDDKGVADTYVGMATDYYNQGNYAKSEEYLVKAKALYQKLNDKKNLESVTRKLAQSQEKQNKITPAISNYSMAAEMSYSTKSRAVNSNDAARLSSPAPEVKAEAIQNNINISKKENEQADVAAGYSQLADINIQQKDVAKAAENLNAAYKISKKEAPQQALEINQKLANLYVENKNFDKAIEAKKKVLKENFVKENSQEKVNQIQELADIYIKKNDPKEAVDLLKNAYGIALDKGHTLEAQKSVKKLDSLYAISGNVDASVQLYRDFLGKLPNLVSKDRSLIDNKILEDTEQRISQLEKEKELKDELIRKKNVFNYGLIGALILLTSLVIFIFRTLKKVQIKNKKIALQSLRREMNPHFIFNSLNSVNHFIATNNELEANQYLTKFSKLMRGVMENSTDDFIPFQQELDLLQNYLALEKTRFADKFDYEIDVDESLNLQNLQVPGMLVQPFLENAIWHGLRYRTEKGLLKLSFEKNEQQLKIIIEDNGIGIEESKKQKTQHQKTREGRGMKNTLERIQLLNDLYKKNITCSVKDKENNSGVLVTIQINLL, from the coding sequence GTGAAATTAGTTTTTAAAATACTGTTTATTTCAATATTGATGGTGGGAAATTACTTCTCAGCACAGGATACTACGAAGGTTTCCCAAGCAGTTAAATCTGCTGCAAAATTGAAGAAAGCCGTAGATAAAAATGATGATAAAGGAGTTGCTGATACGTATGTGGGAATGGCCACCGATTATTACAATCAGGGAAATTATGCCAAAAGTGAAGAGTATCTTGTGAAAGCAAAAGCTCTGTATCAAAAACTTAACGATAAAAAAAATCTGGAATCTGTTACCCGAAAACTAGCCCAATCACAGGAAAAACAAAATAAAATAACACCTGCCATCAGTAATTATAGCATGGCGGCAGAGATGTCTTATAGTACAAAAAGCAGGGCCGTTAATTCAAATGATGCTGCAAGGCTTTCTTCTCCTGCACCTGAAGTGAAGGCAGAAGCCATTCAGAATAATATTAATATAAGCAAAAAGGAAAATGAGCAGGCTGATGTTGCAGCAGGATATAGTCAATTGGCAGATATCAATATTCAGCAGAAAGATGTTGCCAAAGCTGCAGAAAACCTCAATGCAGCTTATAAAATTTCTAAAAAAGAAGCTCCTCAGCAAGCTCTGGAAATTAATCAGAAGCTGGCCAATCTTTATGTGGAAAATAAAAACTTTGATAAAGCCATTGAAGCCAAAAAGAAAGTTTTAAAGGAAAATTTTGTCAAGGAAAATTCACAGGAAAAAGTGAATCAGATTCAGGAGTTGGCAGATATTTATATTAAAAAGAATGATCCGAAAGAAGCTGTAGATTTATTGAAGAATGCGTACGGGATTGCTTTGGATAAAGGCCATACGTTGGAAGCTCAGAAGAGTGTGAAAAAACTGGATAGTTTGTATGCCATCTCAGGAAATGTTGATGCTTCAGTTCAGTTGTACAGAGACTTTCTGGGAAAACTTCCGAATCTGGTTTCCAAAGACAGAAGTCTGATAGATAATAAGATTCTGGAAGATACGGAACAGAGAATTTCTCAGCTGGAGAAGGAAAAAGAGCTAAAGGACGAGCTTATCCGTAAGAAAAATGTCTTTAATTATGGTTTAATTGGAGCTTTGATTCTGCTGACCAGTCTGGTTATTTTCATTTTCAGAACCTTGAAGAAAGTTCAGATCAAAAATAAAAAAATAGCTCTTCAGTCTCTCAGACGGGAGATGAATCCCCACTTTATTTTTAACAGCCTAAATAGTGTTAATCACTTTATTGCTACAAATAATGAACTGGAAGCCAATCAATACCTGACGAAGTTTTCAAAACTGATGCGAGGGGTAATGGAAAACTCTACTGATGACTTTATTCCTTTCCAACAGGAATTGGATCTGTTACAGAATTATCTTGCTCTGGAAAAAACACGTTTTGCGGATAAATTTGATTACGAAATTGATGTAGATGAAAGTTTAAATCTTCAAAATTTGCAGGTTCCAGGAATGCTTGTACAACCTTTTCTTGAAAATGCTATCTGGCACGGACTGCGTTACAGAACAGAAAAAGGGTTGTTAAAATTAAGCTTCGAGAAAAATGAACAACAATTAAAGATCATTATTGAAGACAACGGAATAGGAATTGAAGAAAGTAAAAAACAGAAAACCCAACATCAGAAAACCCGCGAGGGAAGAGGCATGAAAAATACTCTGGAAAGAATTCAGCTGCTGAATGATCTGTACAAAAAGAATATTACCTGCTCTGTAAAGGATAAAGAGAATAACAGTGGTGTTTTGGTCACTATTCAAATTAATCTGCTATAA